In Nostoc sp. UHCC 0926, a single genomic region encodes these proteins:
- a CDS encoding methylenetetrahydrofolate reductase: MHHTHSPTAFKRAVQAGEFLVTAEVAPPKGGDPAHMIQMAATLKGRVHAVNVTDGSRAMLRMSSLMASVILSQNGIEPICQVACRDRNRIGLQADLMGAHALGIHNILALTGDPVKAGDHADAKAVFDLEAVRLLQLIRKMNQGVDCNEKPLTDGALDLFVGAAVDPQCKSWSGLQSRFERKIEAGAQFFQSQLITDFDLLEKFMDTIAAGYKKPILAGIFLLKSAKNAQFINRCVPGVNIPQHIIDRLAKAKDPFEEGIKIAAEQVQIARQLCQGVHVMAVKREDAIVPILDLAGVAPVNQLVSK; encoded by the coding sequence ATGCATCACACCCATAGCCCCACAGCCTTCAAGAGAGCTGTACAAGCAGGTGAATTTCTAGTTACCGCCGAGGTAGCACCGCCGAAAGGGGGAGATCCAGCCCACATGATTCAAATGGCGGCGACCCTTAAGGGAAGGGTTCATGCTGTCAATGTTACTGATGGTAGCCGTGCAATGTTACGGATGTCTTCGTTAATGGCGTCGGTGATTTTGTCACAAAACGGCATAGAGCCGATTTGTCAAGTTGCTTGCCGCGATCGCAACCGCATTGGTTTACAAGCTGATTTAATGGGCGCTCATGCTTTGGGCATCCATAACATTTTAGCTTTAACTGGTGACCCAGTAAAAGCAGGTGATCATGCAGATGCCAAAGCAGTATTTGATTTGGAAGCTGTGCGACTGCTGCAACTAATTCGGAAGATGAATCAAGGCGTTGATTGCAACGAAAAACCCTTGACTGATGGAGCGCTAGATTTATTTGTTGGTGCAGCGGTAGATCCACAATGTAAAAGTTGGTCGGGTTTGCAAAGTCGATTTGAACGCAAAATTGAAGCAGGAGCGCAGTTTTTTCAAAGTCAGTTGATTACCGATTTTGACCTGCTAGAAAAGTTTATGGACACAATTGCCGCTGGCTATAAAAAACCGATTTTGGCAGGAATTTTTCTGTTGAAATCGGCAAAAAATGCCCAGTTTATTAATAGGTGTGTTCCGGGTGTAAATATTCCCCAGCATATTATTGATAGATTGGCAAAAGCCAAAGACCCTTTTGAGGAAGGGATAAAAATTGCAGCCGAGCAAGTGCAAATAGCGCGGCAATTGTGTCAGGGTGTCCATGTGATGGCGGTGAAGCGTGAAGATGCGATCGTGCCAATTTTAGATTTAGCTGGGGTT
- the trpS gene encoding tryptophan--tRNA ligase, whose protein sequence is MGKQRVLSGVQPTGNYHLGNYLGAIRNWVEGQSEYENYLFVADLHAITVPHDPTQLAADTYTLAALYLACGLDLNHSTIFVQSHVSAHSELTWLLNCITPLNWLQDMIQFKEKALKQGENVSAGLLDYPVLMAADILLYQADKVPVGEDQKQHLELTRDIAARLNHQFGKPDQPVLKLPDPLIRKEGARVMSLADGTRKMSKSDPSELSRISLLDPPEQIQYKIKRCKTDPIRGLTFDDPARPECNNLLTLYTLLSGKRKEDVAVECEDMGWGQFKPLLTDTIIESLKPIQEKYQSITADKGYLESVLRDGGEKARAIANQTLSQVKTALGYSLPL, encoded by the coding sequence ATGGGCAAGCAACGTGTTCTTTCTGGAGTTCAACCAACAGGCAATTACCATCTAGGCAACTACTTGGGAGCCATTCGCAACTGGGTAGAAGGTCAGAGCGAATACGAAAATTACCTTTTTGTAGCTGATTTGCACGCGATTACAGTGCCACACGACCCAACACAGTTGGCCGCTGATACCTACACCCTTGCTGCGCTCTATCTAGCTTGTGGTCTTGATTTAAATCACTCCACCATCTTTGTCCAATCCCACGTTTCGGCCCACAGTGAACTCACCTGGTTGCTCAACTGCATTACACCTCTAAACTGGCTGCAAGATATGATCCAGTTCAAGGAAAAAGCACTCAAGCAGGGAGAAAATGTGAGTGCAGGCTTATTGGATTACCCTGTGCTAATGGCGGCTGATATTTTGCTTTACCAAGCCGATAAAGTCCCAGTGGGTGAAGACCAAAAGCAACACTTGGAATTGACACGGGATATTGCAGCTCGGTTAAATCACCAATTTGGTAAACCAGATCAACCAGTTCTGAAGTTACCAGACCCTTTGATTCGCAAGGAAGGGGCAAGGGTGATGAGTTTAGCAGACGGTACACGCAAAATGTCGAAGTCTGATCCTTCTGAGTTAAGCCGAATCAGTTTGCTAGATCCGCCAGAACAGATTCAATACAAGATTAAGCGTTGTAAAACTGATCCGATTCGTGGGCTGACTTTTGATGATCCAGCGCGTCCAGAGTGTAATAACTTGTTAACGCTCTATACATTGCTTTCTGGTAAGAGAAAGGAAGATGTAGCAGTTGAGTGTGAGGATATGGGCTGGGGACAATTTAAGCCATTATTGACGGACACGATAATTGAGTCCCTGAAACCAATCCAAGAAAAATATCAGTCAATAACGGCGGATAAAGGCTATTTGGAATCTGTGTTGCGGGATGGAGGGGAAAAAGCTAGAGCGATCGCAAATCAAACTTTATCACAAGTAAAAACCGCTTTAGGCTACTCTCTTCCTCTATAG
- a CDS encoding acyl-CoA desaturase, translating into MKHYSQLTIISYILGPTLIVVSHLGSLLIIVTGLSWGAALWAVFLYVIRMLATTGIYHRLLTHKSYQAPTSVLCVGSIVAASAGQMGPSWWKAHHMAHHQCSDQENDPHSPYMPFKGIKGFWWSQAGWLFSPQFFPSKLPTDVESNVVLKIVDRLHFIPTVALGALSCYIGGAEYLGAFFLSTTVLFHGVATVNSLSHILGEQPFITNDHSKNHWLVAFLTLGEGWHNLHHAFQWSARHGITVREGQVAYLPDPTFWFIRMLEFLKLASKIRVPSETELLGRARNRNCQNSVFKVEAEISI; encoded by the coding sequence ATGAAGCACTACTCTCAACTGACAATTATTTCTTACATATTAGGGCCTACTTTAATCGTGGTGAGTCATTTAGGATCACTACTCATTATTGTTACTGGTTTATCGTGGGGTGCTGCCTTGTGGGCCGTGTTCTTATATGTAATACGAATGCTTGCAACTACTGGCATCTACCATAGGCTACTCACCCACAAGAGCTACCAGGCTCCAACCTCAGTTCTATGCGTTGGAAGCATCGTGGCTGCTTCAGCTGGGCAGATGGGGCCAAGTTGGTGGAAAGCTCACCATATGGCGCATCATCAATGCTCAGACCAGGAAAATGATCCTCATTCCCCCTATATGCCTTTCAAGGGAATCAAAGGATTCTGGTGGTCTCAAGCTGGATGGTTATTCTCGCCACAGTTTTTTCCCTCGAAGCTTCCCACCGATGTTGAGAGTAATGTGGTTTTGAAGATTGTTGACCGTTTGCACTTCATTCCCACCGTTGCTCTCGGTGCGCTCTCATGCTACATCGGTGGAGCTGAATATCTCGGCGCTTTTTTCCTCAGCACGACTGTCCTCTTCCACGGTGTCGCCACTGTCAACTCACTCAGCCACATACTGGGTGAGCAACCGTTCATAACCAACGACCACAGTAAGAACCATTGGCTCGTCGCGTTTCTGACCCTGGGTGAAGGCTGGCATAATCTTCATCATGCATTCCAGTGGTCAGCCCGGCATGGCATAACCGTGCGAGAGGGTCAGGTTGCCTATCTTCCAGACCCAACATTTTGGTTCATCAGAATGCTTGAGTTCCTGAAGCTAGCGTCAAAGATTAGAGTGCCTTCTGAAACAGAACTTCTCGGTCGTGCCAGAAACCGCAACTGTCAGAACTCAGTTTTCAAGGTGGAAGCGGAGATATCTATTTGA
- a CDS encoding SAM-dependent methyltransferase, which yields MTAGTLLQEIEKYIPIVGDINIKSPLAYQATRGAVEVVNTVQMAVAEAYINGLEVPDSVLESLFDTCMPIFFQYFPSLLAPYEWVLKETDHLAEGSRELMKIQYDLPQAMLNTMLWDGKLIYPKYSMGLWEKGALNLEQSQMHMIDGVIEKLDIKDGDNILDFGCGWGCVPNYILSKFPNVKFTGLNLSHEQCEYIRHKMQDPQSYLSSDRFTLYEGDLNNANFETKFDKILSIGVFCHVGNLTEAFKKLASFLKDDGKVLIHIITVRIPNNMSSVYTHKYIFPHGRYWNYDAVPSHNQDLKTIQRWYLNGSNYSKTLSNWLQNFDDNQATIKTLNYGMDYAKFRRIWRFYLIWFIRNFASCDGEYNGNGQFLMVHA from the coding sequence ATGACTGCTGGTACCCTGCTGCAAGAAATAGAAAAGTATATCCCTATTGTGGGAGATATAAATATCAAGAGTCCATTAGCATACCAAGCAACTCGTGGGGCGGTTGAGGTAGTCAACACAGTTCAGATGGCAGTGGCAGAAGCTTATATCAACGGATTAGAAGTTCCTGATTCCGTTCTAGAATCGCTTTTTGATACCTGTATGCCAATTTTCTTTCAATATTTCCCCTCCCTGCTGGCACCGTATGAATGGGTATTAAAAGAAACTGATCATCTTGCCGAAGGTTCACGGGAACTAATGAAAATTCAGTACGACTTGCCTCAAGCCATGCTGAATACTATGTTATGGGACGGGAAACTCATTTATCCTAAGTACAGCATGGGATTGTGGGAAAAAGGAGCATTAAACCTTGAGCAATCCCAGATGCACATGATTGATGGTGTGATTGAAAAGCTAGACATCAAGGACGGAGACAATATCTTAGACTTTGGGTGCGGGTGGGGATGTGTTCCTAATTACATTCTTTCTAAGTTCCCCAATGTCAAGTTTACGGGTCTTAATTTGAGCCACGAGCAATGTGAATATATCCGCCACAAAATGCAAGATCCTCAGAGCTATCTCAGTTCAGATCGGTTTACCCTATATGAAGGTGATTTGAATAATGCAAATTTCGAGACTAAGTTTGATAAAATCCTCTCGATTGGTGTTTTTTGTCATGTTGGTAACTTAACGGAAGCCTTTAAAAAATTAGCTTCGTTTCTGAAGGATGATGGCAAAGTTTTGATTCACATCATCACAGTCCGCATCCCTAACAATATGTCCAGCGTTTACACTCACAAATATATTTTTCCACACGGTCGCTACTGGAATTATGATGCAGTTCCAAGCCATAACCAAGACCTCAAAACAATTCAAAGATGGTATCTTAATGGCTCTAATTACTCTAAAACACTAAGTAACTGGTTACAAAATTTTGACGACAACCAGGCAACAATAAAAACATTAAACTATGGCATGGACTATGCCAAGTTTCGCCGGATATGGAGGTTTTATTTGATATGGTTTATTCGTAATTTTGCTAGTTGTGATGGAGAATATAATGGTAATGGTCAATTTTTAATGGTTCATGCTTAA
- a CDS encoding DUF4070 domain-containing protein gives MEGKRLKGKCPITWHELRLFPIIVWRQGVVRSTRFRLWWQLVAIAFQKPDLLYDYFVALSR, from the coding sequence ATGGAAGGTAAGCGTCTCAAGGGCAAATGTCCTATAACTTGGCATGAACTACGTTTATTTCCGATAATTGTTTGGCGTCAGGGTGTTGTTCGCTCAACTCGTTTCCGTTTATGGTGGCAGTTGGTTGCGATCGCCTTCCAGAAACCGGATTTATTGTATGATTACTTCGTAGCATTGAGTAGGTAA
- a CDS encoding calcium-binding protein: protein MRIIFTIAHFFKPSGEGRHASQRKDPQPRLQALTKSLTALHQLFGKSQRIINIAQRLAFPANQPQSHELDIVICTTKDNHLLNQLPLPSHLYKHHSTNIEPLLLGFECQAVLQSCLGQYDYYCFLEDDLIIYDSWFFIKLNWFTQQAGDLNLLQPHRYEVSPHGLVNKAYIDGDLALRVTAPFQNVQEQQELKGTIMNAPITFRRALNPHAGCYFLNANQMAQWANKTYFLDRDISFIGPLESAATLGIMKTFRVYKTSPEQASFLEIQHFGTGFLGLIGGQVGLAER, encoded by the coding sequence ATGCGAATTATTTTTACCATTGCCCATTTTTTCAAACCTAGCGGTGAGGGTCGTCATGCTTCCCAACGCAAAGACCCACAACCCCGCTTGCAGGCATTAACTAAAAGCCTTACCGCCTTACACCAATTATTTGGCAAATCTCAACGGATCATCAATATTGCTCAACGACTAGCTTTCCCTGCTAACCAACCCCAGTCGCACGAACTAGATATTGTTATTTGTACAACCAAAGATAATCATCTTCTCAATCAGCTTCCCTTACCATCTCATTTATATAAGCATCATTCTACTAATATAGAACCTCTGCTTTTGGGGTTTGAATGCCAAGCTGTTCTGCAAAGTTGTCTCGGTCAGTATGATTATTACTGCTTTCTTGAAGATGACCTAATTATTTATGATTCTTGGTTTTTTATAAAATTAAACTGGTTTACGCAACAAGCGGGTGATTTAAATTTGCTCCAGCCACATCGTTATGAAGTCTCTCCCCACGGTTTGGTTAACAAAGCTTACATTGATGGGGATTTGGCTTTACGAGTAACTGCTCCCTTTCAAAATGTGCAGGAGCAACAGGAACTCAAGGGTACAATTATGAATGCACCAATTACCTTTCGTCGTGCCCTCAACCCTCATGCAGGCTGCTACTTTTTGAATGCAAATCAGATGGCTCAATGGGCTAATAAAACTTATTTTCTCGACCGCGATATTAGCTTTATTGGGCCTCTAGAAAGTGCTGCCACGTTAGGAATTATGAAGACATTTCGGGTTTACAAAACCTCACCGGAGCAAGCAAGTTTTTTGGAGATTCAGCACTTTGGAACTGGATTTCTGGGGCTAATTGGAGGACAGGTGGGTTTAGCAGAAAGGTAA
- a CDS encoding glycosyltransferase family 4 protein — MKILFLHPNFPSQFRNLATVLGKNPNYKVVFGTNRREGEIPGVYKAIYTPSREAAPQTHHYVRNLENAVLTAQAVYRVAEKLKAEGFVPDIVYGHSGWGPTLFMKDVFPKAELLCYFEWFYHAHGSDADFDPKDPLNADDVCRIRVKNAPILTDLYSCDRGLSPTNWQRQQFPKEYHSKLTVIHDGIDTNFFVPKPGAKLVLPRINLDLSHVEELVTYVGRGMEPYRGFPQFMETVALIQQRRPKCHVVVVGEDRVAYGKNLPDGQTYKKLMLEKLSLDLSRLHFTDRLPYNEYLQVLQASSAHVYLTRPFVLSWSMLEVMAAGCLLVASKTQPVLEVVQDGVNGLLVDFFSPQNIANRVEEALNHPQEMNAIRANARETILKRYDLAKLLPQHLQWMFAGKGSDSLKKRPSSKGFGRN; from the coding sequence ATGAAAATTTTATTTTTACATCCCAATTTTCCCTCGCAATTTCGCAACCTGGCGACAGTTTTAGGTAAAAATCCTAATTACAAAGTCGTCTTTGGGACAAATCGTCGTGAAGGGGAAATACCTGGCGTTTATAAAGCTATTTACACTCCTTCTCGTGAAGCTGCTCCCCAAACCCACCACTATGTTCGCAACCTGGAAAATGCTGTTCTCACTGCTCAGGCTGTCTATCGCGTGGCAGAAAAATTAAAAGCTGAGGGTTTCGTTCCAGATATAGTTTATGGTCATTCTGGTTGGGGGCCGACTTTATTTATGAAAGATGTTTTCCCCAAAGCAGAATTATTGTGTTATTTCGAGTGGTTTTACCACGCTCACGGTTCGGATGCAGATTTTGATCCTAAAGATCCACTGAATGCTGATGATGTATGCCGCATCCGCGTAAAAAATGCGCCGATTTTGACTGATTTATATAGTTGCGATCGCGGGCTTTCTCCGACGAATTGGCAGCGACAGCAGTTTCCTAAAGAATATCATAGCAAACTTACTGTAATTCATGATGGTATTGATACCAATTTTTTTGTTCCTAAACCAGGCGCAAAGTTAGTTTTACCAAGAATAAATCTTGATCTTTCCCATGTGGAAGAGTTGGTAACTTATGTGGGACGGGGGATGGAACCTTATAGAGGTTTTCCGCAGTTTATGGAAACGGTGGCGCTAATTCAGCAGCGAAGACCTAAGTGCCATGTGGTAGTTGTGGGAGAAGATAGAGTGGCTTACGGGAAGAATCTCCCCGATGGTCAGACTTATAAAAAATTAATGCTAGAAAAATTATCTTTGGACTTATCGAGGCTCCACTTTACAGATAGGCTACCTTACAATGAGTACCTTCAGGTTTTACAAGCTTCTTCTGCTCATGTTTATTTAACCCGTCCTTTTGTTTTATCCTGGTCAATGTTAGAAGTCATGGCAGCAGGATGTTTACTAGTAGCTTCCAAGACTCAGCCAGTATTGGAAGTTGTACAGGATGGGGTAAATGGACTGCTGGTAGATTTCTTTTCTCCCCAGAATATTGCTAATCGCGTTGAAGAGGCGCTGAATCATCCTCAGGAGATGAATGCAATTCGTGCGAATGCGCGAGAGACAATTTTGAAGCGTTATGATTTAGCGAAACTGTTACCACAGCATTTGCAATGGATGTTCGCTGGTAAAGGTTCTGATAGTTTGAAAAAGCGCCCAAGTTCTAAAGGATTTGGCAGAAATTAG
- a CDS encoding DUF429 domain-containing protein has product MKFLGIDLGWKSQPSGLCCLEWIDGQLQLLDLDRKEAIADILSWVDQSVKPDEPAIIAVDAPTLIPNDSGSRLPDKLSHKYFGRYHAGCYPANKNLPFAERTINFGLELESRGFAHAPTIEAQKLSRYQIEVFPHPAIVNLFNLERILKYKKGRLNERRLELIKLYNYIVDFLPTLEPPLRPLRLLCETLRDGGSFFSEIPHTGTALKAIEDKLDSLFCAYIAAYWWYWGEQRNLVLGDRTTGYIVIPQRI; this is encoded by the coding sequence ATGAAATTTCTTGGCATTGATTTAGGTTGGAAATCACAACCAAGTGGATTATGCTGCTTAGAATGGATAGATGGACAACTGCAACTACTTGATCTAGACCGCAAAGAAGCCATTGCAGACATCCTCTCCTGGGTTGATCAGAGCGTAAAACCAGACGAACCAGCCATCATCGCTGTAGATGCACCCACTCTCATACCCAACGATAGCGGGAGTCGCTTACCCGACAAACTCAGCCACAAGTACTTTGGCAGATATCATGCAGGATGCTACCCAGCTAACAAAAACCTACCCTTTGCAGAACGCACCATCAACTTTGGTTTAGAATTAGAATCACGCGGTTTTGCACACGCACCCACCATTGAGGCGCAAAAACTCAGCAGATATCAAATAGAAGTCTTTCCCCACCCAGCAATCGTTAACCTATTCAACTTAGAACGCATCCTCAAATACAAAAAAGGACGCCTCAATGAGCGCCGCCTAGAATTAATCAAACTATACAATTACATTGTTGATTTTTTACCCACCCTTGAACCTCCTCTGCGTCCTCTGCGTCTTCTCTGCGAGACGCTGCGCGATGGCGGTTCGTTCTTTTCCGAAATTCCCCACACAGGTACAGCCCTTAAAGCAATCGAAGATAAACTAGATAGTCTTTTCTGCGCTTATATTGCTGCATATTGGTGGTATTGGGGAGAACAACGTAATCTCGTATTAGGCGATCGCACCACCGGCTACATTGTCATCCCTCAAAGAATTTGA
- the glgP gene encoding alpha-glucan family phosphorylase gives MQPIRTFNVSPSLPPRLEPLRRLAQNLHWDWNVETKDLFRRLDSDLWESSHHNPVLMLGTISQSRLLEVVEDEGFLAQMDRADRQLEDYLQERTWYQKQREHKPKECYAYFSAEFGLVDCLPVYSGGLGVLAGDHLKSASDLGLPLVGVGLLYQQGYFAQYLNADGWQQERYLSNDFYNMPLHLERNPDGSELRIGVDYPGRKVYARVWRVQVGTVPLYLMDTNIEPNNVYDHDITDQLYGGDIDMRIHQEIMLGIGGVQMLKALGLKVTAYHMNEGHAAFSALERIRLLIQEEGLNYAQAKQVVASSNIFTTHTPVPAGIDLFAPEKMLHYLGYYAEIFELPKEQFLGLGRENTGDLSGPFSMAVLALKMATFSNGVAQLHGVVSRQMFQGLWKNVPVEEVPIAAITNGVHARSCVAKSTQELYDRYLGPNWSSAPPDSPLWERMDAIPDEELWRNHERCRLDMILYVREHLVKHLRDRGASASEITQAQEVLDPYVFTIGFARRFATYKRATLWMRDLDRIKRLLLANKDRKVQFVIAGKAHPKDIPGKELIRDINHFIREQDLEKQVVFVPNYDIHISRLMVAGCDIWLNTPRRPREASGTSGMKAAMNGLPNLSVLDGWWDEADYVRTGWAIGHGENYDDPNYQDEVEANALYELLEKEVVPLFYEHRDTDGLPRPWVAKMKDAIRLNCPFFNTARMVGEYGERAYFPASDRYHTLTVDNYAPAKELAAWKAKLGEHWFNIKIKDVDVSAVSDIEVNQTVTVKAKVDLATLTNNDVQVELYQGAIDPNGEIVNAVSVVMDYEGEDGQQLGIYTGNITYTASGLQGLSLRVLPKNQYLANAYEPRLIAWAE, from the coding sequence ATGCAGCCAATTCGCACATTTAACGTATCCCCTTCACTACCGCCGCGACTCGAACCACTGCGGCGGCTGGCACAGAACTTGCACTGGGATTGGAATGTTGAAACTAAAGATTTATTTCGTCGCTTAGACTCTGACCTATGGGAGTCTAGCCATCACAACCCGGTGTTAATGTTGGGTACTATCTCTCAATCACGGCTTCTGGAAGTTGTCGAAGATGAAGGCTTCCTAGCGCAAATGGATCGAGCTGACCGTCAGTTAGAAGATTATTTGCAAGAGCGCACGTGGTATCAGAAACAACGGGAGCATAAACCAAAAGAATGCTACGCCTATTTTTCGGCGGAATTTGGACTTGTAGATTGTTTACCCGTCTATTCTGGGGGCTTGGGCGTTCTAGCAGGAGATCACCTCAAATCTGCCAGTGACTTGGGTCTACCGCTTGTAGGTGTAGGTTTACTGTACCAGCAAGGCTACTTTGCTCAGTACCTCAATGCCGATGGCTGGCAGCAGGAACGCTATCTGAGCAATGATTTCTACAATATGCCCTTGCATCTAGAGCGCAATCCCGATGGTTCAGAACTGCGGATTGGGGTAGATTATCCAGGACGCAAGGTGTATGCCAGAGTTTGGCGCGTACAGGTAGGAACGGTGCCCCTATATTTGATGGACACCAATATTGAACCCAACAATGTTTACGACCACGACATCACAGATCAGCTCTACGGTGGCGACATCGATATGCGTATCCACCAGGAAATTATGCTGGGGATCGGTGGTGTGCAAATGCTCAAAGCTTTGGGGCTGAAAGTCACCGCCTACCATATGAATGAAGGTCACGCCGCCTTCTCCGCCCTAGAACGCATCCGCTTGCTGATTCAGGAAGAGGGACTGAATTATGCCCAAGCTAAACAAGTGGTGGCTTCCAGCAATATCTTTACTACCCACACACCAGTACCAGCGGGGATTGACTTGTTCGCTCCCGAGAAAATGTTGCACTATCTGGGGTACTATGCAGAGATATTTGAGTTGCCCAAAGAGCAATTTTTAGGACTGGGGCGCGAGAATACAGGCGATTTATCTGGGCCTTTCAGTATGGCGGTGCTAGCGCTGAAGATGGCCACATTTTCTAATGGTGTTGCACAATTGCATGGTGTAGTGTCGCGGCAAATGTTCCAGGGCTTGTGGAAGAATGTGCCCGTAGAGGAAGTGCCGATCGCAGCCATTACTAACGGTGTCCATGCCCGGAGTTGTGTTGCGAAATCGACTCAAGAATTGTACGATCGCTACCTGGGGCCAAACTGGTCATCAGCACCACCAGATAGCCCATTGTGGGAGCGGATGGACGCCATACCCGATGAGGAGTTGTGGCGCAATCACGAACGCTGCCGCTTAGATATGATTTTGTATGTGCGCGAGCATTTGGTCAAACATTTGCGCGATCGCGGCGCTTCTGCCTCCGAAATTACCCAAGCCCAAGAAGTTTTAGATCCTTACGTTTTCACCATTGGCTTTGCCCGTCGGTTTGCCACCTACAAACGCGCTACCCTCTGGATGCGTGATTTGGATCGCATTAAGCGGCTTTTGCTGGCTAACAAAGACCGAAAAGTGCAATTCGTGATTGCCGGTAAGGCGCATCCCAAGGATATTCCAGGTAAAGAACTGATCCGCGATATCAATCACTTTATCCGCGAACAAGATTTAGAAAAACAGGTAGTGTTTGTTCCCAATTACGACATTCACATATCCCGGTTGATGGTTGCAGGTTGCGATATCTGGTTGAATACACCGCGTCGTCCACGGGAAGCCTCTGGTACCAGTGGCATGAAAGCGGCAATGAATGGATTGCCGAATTTAAGTGTACTAGATGGCTGGTGGGATGAAGCTGATTACGTCCGCACAGGCTGGGCAATTGGACATGGAGAGAATTACGACGATCCTAACTACCAAGATGAAGTAGAAGCAAATGCTCTCTACGAGTTGTTAGAGAAGGAAGTTGTACCACTATTTTATGAACATCGGGATACTGATGGCTTACCGCGTCCGTGGGTTGCGAAAATGAAGGATGCAATTCGGTTGAATTGTCCATTCTTTAATACAGCGCGGATGGTAGGAGAATATGGCGAGCGAGCTTATTTCCCAGCTAGCGATCGCTATCATACCCTGACTGTTGATAACTATGCCCCAGCTAAAGAACTAGCTGCTTGGAAAGCAAAACTGGGTGAACACTGGTTCAACATCAAAATCAAAGATGTTGACGTATCGGCAGTTTCGGACATTGAAGTTAACCAAACTGTTACAGTCAAAGCCAAAGTTGACTTGGCAACTTTGACAAATAATGATGTGCAGGTGGAGCTATACCAAGGTGCGATCGATCCCAATGGTGAGATTGTCAACGCTGTGTCAGTGGTAATGGATTACGAAGGTGAGGATGGACAGCAATTGGGTATTTACACAGGTAATATCACCTATACCGCTTCTGGTTTGCAAGGCTTGTCTTTGCGTGTATTGCCGAAAAATCAATACCTGGCTAATGCTTATGAACCAAGGTTGATTGCTTGGGCAGAGTAA